In the Maribacter sp. MJ134 genome, one interval contains:
- a CDS encoding M20/M25/M40 family metallo-hydrolase has protein sequence MKIAILTLFSCCLLFSQYCSSQQLSAGKIEKFAADKLVETIFNLRYFLRLQNDGNFPEQIAQNKQWCDSVFTALKFKTTTIKTAGAPLLFAEKKFHKNAKSILFYLQIDGQPVDTSAWHQDNPFEPVLKEKKEQGWTKIDFENIHKKVDPEWRIFARSASDSKGPAIALISALQILQSKKIEPEFNIKVIMDFQEELGSPDLPKAVEENRDLLQSEMLFIMDGTRHLSNLPTLTFGARGIATATITVFGPKYGLHSGQYGNFAPNPVFEASKLIGGLKDEKGRVSIPNFYEGVTLSDKDKYRLGLIPENIDSIKQNLGIAEQDAVGDTYQEALQYPSLNVRGLKAGWTGKEVRTIIPSEVVIEIDMRLVPETSGKRQMSLLKNHILEKGYHIVDSIPSLEERRLHPKLASFSYRLGSLPFRTEMDSPIGIFLNKAMYKVFGENVVNMRTTGGSQPMAPFIRTLNVPAVSIRIPNPDNSIHGPNENLRLGNLKEGIISCLAILTERL, from the coding sequence ATGAAAATTGCGATACTAACTCTTTTTTCTTGCTGTCTATTGTTCTCACAATATTGCAGCTCTCAACAACTTAGTGCAGGCAAAATAGAGAAATTTGCAGCGGACAAATTAGTGGAAACTATTTTCAATTTACGATATTTTTTAAGACTACAAAACGACGGTAATTTCCCCGAACAAATAGCGCAAAACAAACAGTGGTGCGACAGTGTTTTCACAGCCCTGAAGTTTAAAACTACGACTATAAAAACGGCAGGGGCTCCCCTACTCTTTGCTGAAAAGAAATTTCATAAAAATGCAAAAAGTATTTTATTCTATTTGCAAATTGACGGACAACCAGTGGATACATCGGCATGGCATCAAGACAATCCTTTTGAGCCGGTTTTGAAAGAAAAAAAAGAGCAAGGTTGGACCAAGATAGACTTCGAAAACATCCATAAAAAAGTGGACCCGGAATGGCGTATTTTTGCGCGCTCCGCATCGGACTCTAAAGGACCTGCAATTGCACTCATTTCCGCCCTCCAAATTCTACAATCAAAAAAGATTGAACCGGAATTCAACATAAAGGTAATTATGGATTTTCAGGAAGAACTTGGTTCTCCCGACCTTCCAAAAGCAGTTGAAGAAAATAGAGATTTATTACAGTCCGAAATGTTATTTATCATGGACGGGACCAGACACCTTTCAAATCTTCCGACACTTACATTCGGAGCTCGGGGAATAGCTACGGCAACGATTACGGTTTTTGGACCTAAGTACGGTTTACATAGTGGGCAATATGGAAATTTTGCGCCTAACCCCGTATTTGAAGCGTCAAAATTAATCGGAGGCCTTAAGGATGAGAAAGGACGTGTTAGCATTCCTAACTTCTACGAAGGTGTTACACTAAGTGATAAGGATAAATATCGCTTAGGATTAATACCCGAAAATATAGATAGTATCAAACAGAACCTTGGGATTGCTGAGCAGGATGCTGTGGGAGACACGTACCAAGAAGCGCTGCAATATCCGTCTCTGAACGTTAGGGGCCTTAAAGCTGGGTGGACAGGCAAGGAAGTCCGCACTATTATCCCATCAGAGGTAGTAATTGAAATAGATATGCGATTGGTACCCGAAACTAGCGGAAAAAGACAAATGAGTTTGTTAAAAAACCACATTCTGGAAAAGGGATACCATATCGTAGATTCCATTCCATCTTTAGAAGAACGAAGATTACATCCCAAATTGGCCTCATTTTCATATAGACTGGGCTCTCTTCCGTTTAGAACGGAAATGGATAGTCCCATTGGTATATTTCTCAACAAGGCGATGTACAAAGTTTTTGGTGAAAACGTGGTAAACATGAGAACCACCGGAGGCTCGCAGCCCATGGCCCCTTTTATAAGAACACTCAACGTACCTGCAGTATCCATAAGAATTCCTAATCCGGACAACAGCATCCATGGGCCAAATGAAAATCTTCGTTTGGGCAATCTCAAAGAAGGAATTATATCCTGTTTGGCAATTCTTACGGAACGTTTATGA
- a CDS encoding Hsp20/alpha crystallin family protein produces MSIIKRNDMAFPSLMNEIFRPDWFGGMENHRSTVPAVNITDNETNYELALAVPGRNKEDFNIEIDDNVLSISAEVKKENEDVEENYTRREFSFTSFKRAFTLPDTVNTEKIEGSYENGILNFVLPKREEALPKPKRLIALS; encoded by the coding sequence ATGAGTATTATAAAAAGAAATGATATGGCTTTTCCTTCATTAATGAATGAAATTTTTAGACCAGATTGGTTTGGAGGTATGGAAAATCATAGATCTACTGTTCCCGCGGTGAATATCACGGACAATGAGACAAATTATGAATTGGCCCTGGCTGTTCCTGGGCGCAACAAGGAAGACTTTAACATTGAGATAGACGATAATGTATTGTCCATTTCGGCGGAAGTTAAAAAAGAGAACGAAGACGTTGAGGAGAATTATACGAGACGCGAGTTCAGCTTCACTTCCTTTAAAAGAGCGTTTACCTTACCGGATACGGTAAATACGGAGAAAATCGAGGGTAGTTACGAGAACGGAATATTGAATTTTGTTCTTCCAAAAAGGGAAGAGGCTCTACCTAAGCCAAAGCGTCTAATAGCTTTATCTTAA
- a CDS encoding DUF2254 domain-containing protein, with protein sequence MNRLKKFFQTIKGKIAFYPSLISLLGVLLAFVMIYLEQKQISAYLMKVAPSLVINNLDTAQILLSTLISGLISLVVFSFSMVMVLLNQASSNFSPRVLPGIISNQKHQVVLGIYIATILYMIFILVSIEPTGSAYQTPGFAVLIGIILTVVCLGSFIYFIHHISQSIQVGKILTSIHERTKNTILKTIKEQNAVSADFNGRDNWTDVKINKTGYFYGILENELLEICKEHSTNVIVHILKGQFIVSGTNSFLTETPVPPEVREKIMDTLLFNNEELVGENDVYGFRQISEIGIKAMSPGINDPGTALSSIDCLTSLFVLYMDKREQYYLTDDNGKNRVEIKNIKFSEILYNVMTSYRIYCKHDTLVMKKLLGMLNTLATIAPNSLLREAIHLEIAQLKLVINTHIDNERDVSKIETDFVSWS encoded by the coding sequence ATGAATAGACTTAAAAAATTCTTTCAAACCATTAAAGGCAAGATTGCCTTTTACCCCAGCCTAATCTCTTTGTTGGGTGTACTACTAGCGTTTGTCATGATCTATCTTGAGCAAAAGCAAATTTCCGCTTATTTGATGAAGGTAGCTCCTAGCTTGGTCATTAATAATTTAGATACGGCCCAAATACTTTTAAGTACTTTGATAAGTGGTCTCATATCCTTAGTGGTTTTTAGCTTTTCTATGGTGATGGTGCTTCTAAACCAAGCCTCCAGCAACTTTTCTCCAAGAGTACTTCCGGGCATTATATCCAACCAAAAACACCAAGTTGTACTCGGGATATATATTGCAACGATACTTTACATGATTTTTATTCTAGTCTCCATAGAGCCTACCGGAAGCGCGTATCAGACCCCAGGATTCGCTGTTCTCATAGGAATTATATTGACAGTCGTATGTCTTGGCTCGTTTATCTATTTCATCCATCATATTTCACAATCTATACAAGTAGGAAAAATCCTTACCTCCATACATGAAAGAACCAAGAATACAATTCTAAAAACCATTAAGGAACAAAATGCAGTATCGGCAGATTTTAATGGAAGAGATAATTGGACCGACGTTAAAATAAATAAAACGGGTTATTTCTATGGTATTCTAGAAAATGAACTCCTCGAAATCTGCAAAGAACATAGTACTAACGTCATAGTACATATTTTGAAAGGACAATTTATAGTGAGTGGCACGAACAGCTTTCTGACCGAAACGCCAGTTCCCCCTGAGGTAAGAGAAAAAATAATGGACACCTTATTATTCAATAATGAAGAACTCGTAGGCGAGAATGACGTTTATGGATTTAGGCAAATATCCGAAATAGGAATCAAGGCCATGTCACCGGGAATCAATGATCCCGGAACGGCGCTGAGCAGTATTGATTGCTTAACCTCTTTATTTGTCTTATACATGGACAAAAGAGAACAGTATTACTTGACAGACGATAACGGGAAAAATAGGGTTGAGATAAAGAATATCAAGTTTTCGGAAATTTTGTACAACGTAATGACCAGTTACAGAATTTACTGCAAGCATGACACATTGGTTATGAAAAAATTATTGGGCATGTTAAATACTTTGGCCACAATAGCACCTAACTCCCTACTAAGGGAAGCTATCCACTTAGAAATAGCGCAACTCAAATTAGTTATCAATACGCATATAGATAATGAACGGGATGTATCTAAAATAGAAACGGATTTTGTCTCTTGGTCCTAA
- a CDS encoding TerB family tellurite resistance protein yields MNGKKEKLSILSEMIAFARVDNTIKQSEYDFLFNVAQQLEISKKLFDGLFKKEAEHIVPKTQADRLVQFHRLMLLMNVDDVVDLVELKRLHNIGLLMGLPPSAIEQVLSIMHKYPNKIVPPEVLINIFKAHYN; encoded by the coding sequence ATGAACGGTAAAAAAGAGAAATTAAGTATACTTTCAGAAATGATTGCTTTTGCAAGGGTAGATAATACTATAAAGCAATCTGAATACGATTTTCTTTTCAATGTCGCCCAACAACTGGAAATAAGTAAAAAATTGTTCGATGGCTTGTTCAAAAAAGAAGCGGAGCATATCGTCCCAAAGACACAGGCAGATAGATTGGTTCAGTTTCATAGACTTATGCTTCTTATGAATGTGGATGATGTAGTAGATCTTGTGGAATTAAAACGCCTTCATAATATTGGTCTGCTTATGGGATTGCCTCCTTCGGCGATAGAGCAAGTGCTATCCATAATGCATAAATATCCTAATAAGATAGTTCCTCCAGAAGTGCTCATCAATATTTTTAAAGCTCATTATAATTAG
- a CDS encoding DUF1456 family protein, with translation MTNNDIFKKLRVALKLRDDDIVDILTLVDFKMSKSELGAFFRKEDHPNYMECGDQVLRNFLNGLVIHLRGTKEDPKIPGEVLLGTKVPKPEKAHDNRIKTQQRKKMERAISPVKYKNKKKS, from the coding sequence ATGACCAATAATGACATTTTTAAAAAATTAAGGGTAGCATTAAAACTAAGGGACGACGACATCGTAGATATTTTAACCCTGGTCGATTTTAAAATGTCTAAAAGCGAACTCGGCGCATTTTTTAGAAAAGAAGACCATCCCAATTACATGGAATGTGGAGACCAAGTTTTACGTAACTTTCTGAATGGATTGGTTATACATCTGAGAGGGACCAAAGAAGACCCGAAAATACCTGGAGAGGTACTACTTGGGACAAAAGTACCCAAACCGGAGAAAGCACACGACAATAGAATTAAAACACAACAAAGAAAGAAGATGGAGCGGGCCATTTCTCCCGTGAAATATAAGAACAAAAAAAAATCCTGA
- the sucC gene encoding ADP-forming succinate--CoA ligase subunit beta → MNLHEYQGKEILASFGVRIQRGIVAHNAKEAVDAAKQLTAETGTGWHVIKAQVHAGGRGKGGGVKLAKNLKEVEEIAGSIIGMNLITPQTSAEGKKVHQVLVAEDVYYPGDSETSEFYMSVLLNRGTGRNMIMYSTEGGMDIEEVADKTPHLIFTEEIDPSTGLLGFQARKIAFNLGLSGIAFKEMTKFVASLYKAYVESDSSMFEINPVLKTSDDKIMAVDAKVSIDDNALYRRKQYAEMRDLREENAIEVEAGALGLNYVDLDGNVGCMVNGAGLAMATMDLIKMAGGDPANFLDVGGTADAKRVEEAFRIILKDDGVKAILVNIFGGIVRCDRVANGIVEAYKNMGDAINVPIIVRLQGTNAEIAKEIIDNSGLAVHSAVQFQEAADKVKEVLA, encoded by the coding sequence ATGAATCTTCACGAATATCAGGGTAAAGAGATACTTGCAAGTTTTGGTGTGCGCATACAGCGCGGAATCGTTGCACATAACGCAAAAGAAGCTGTAGATGCCGCTAAACAATTAACTGCCGAGACAGGCACAGGATGGCATGTTATTAAAGCGCAAGTACACGCCGGTGGTCGTGGAAAAGGTGGTGGTGTAAAGCTTGCCAAAAACCTTAAAGAGGTAGAAGAAATAGCAGGAAGTATCATTGGTATGAACCTGATTACTCCTCAGACATCTGCCGAGGGTAAAAAAGTACACCAAGTTTTAGTTGCAGAAGACGTATACTATCCTGGCGATAGTGAAACGAGTGAATTTTACATGTCGGTACTTTTAAATCGTGGGACGGGCAGAAACATGATCATGTACTCTACTGAAGGGGGTATGGATATAGAAGAGGTGGCCGATAAAACGCCACATCTTATTTTTACGGAAGAAATAGACCCTTCCACCGGACTCTTGGGATTTCAGGCAAGAAAAATAGCTTTTAACTTGGGACTTTCCGGGATTGCATTCAAAGAAATGACAAAGTTTGTTGCTTCTTTATATAAGGCATATGTGGAAAGTGATTCTAGCATGTTTGAGATTAATCCTGTTCTAAAGACTTCTGACGACAAGATAATGGCAGTAGATGCTAAAGTATCTATCGACGATAATGCTTTATACCGTAGAAAGCAATACGCGGAAATGCGTGATTTAAGAGAAGAGAATGCCATAGAGGTAGAGGCTGGAGCTCTTGGACTCAATTATGTAGATTTAGACGGTAATGTTGGCTGTATGGTTAACGGTGCTGGTTTAGCTATGGCAACGATGGACTTGATCAAGATGGCGGGCGGTGACCCAGCAAACTTCTTGGATGTCGGGGGTACTGCCGATGCAAAAAGAGTGGAAGAGGCCTTTAGGATTATATTAAAGGATGATGGTGTTAAAGCAATTTTAGTGAATATTTTTGGAGGTATCGTTCGTTGTGATCGCGTTGCGAACGGTATTGTTGAAGCGTACAAGAACATGGGAGATGCCATAAACGTTCCTATTATCGTTAGACTACAGGGAACAAATGCTGAAATAGCAAAAGAGATTATAGATAATTCTGGATTGGCGGTACACTCTGCAGTGCAATTCCAGGAAGCTGCGGATAAAGTAAAAGAAGTATTGGCTTAA